A single window of Desulfovibrio sp. G11 DNA harbors:
- a CDS encoding methyl-accepting chemotaxis protein, with protein MRQIRINTICTVSITASVFIIIAVLVAYVSLSSYRMVSGVQSEALDQTARLVAQSAQNYIEQSVDVATILAGQEHVREALAGSPRAAEEVQQMLHTYVKSFPSYWSFFVFDVKGRIVAGLNAALTDMTGGDRFDRDYSKAIFSGKDLAFSGSVMGATTDPTMLVYVVTKAVYAPDGSLLGAVSVCPRWSDFTAKTIDPIRLGQRGYGFALDTRGRLIAHGTNKKLLLKDLSGEDFIARAMKAQKGVIEYPWEGEKKFMTVAAIPATGWLVCMSAYDAELAAPATEQSLVLCGVGLAAIALLAGLLTYINQHFVFRPLRALSSFTEKVASGDLKAEMQGRFRAEMAAFAGHLRDMVEELKQRLGFSQGVLDGIPTPCGIVGPDFNMIWVNDEICRLLEKTGPRDSWTGQRSGLFFYDDAGRETLSDRAIMERKSLSLEFDHTTPSGRKLRVAVHTTPFYNLDGALLGSIAFWNDLTEIYNQKSRIEAQNETIARAAAEASHLVEEMAGASRRLSEQIDHSSQGAREQSTRVYQTATAVEEMNATIMEVAKNAAATSQSANTAKQEAQSGAHLVTQVTAAVQSIHEEASRMTGIMSDLGRQAQGIGTVMGVISDIADQTNLLALNAAIEAARAGEAGRGFAVVADEVRKLAEKTAQATTEVRQAIGGIQQGTTAAVSQMEEAGRRVGEATDLAHRSGEAIAQVVHMVENAGDQVHSIATAAEEQSATSEEINRAINSISDIAAATDQAMSQCTAAIADLARQARDLEKLIAGLRSGA; from the coding sequence ATGCGACAGATACGCATCAACACCATATGCACAGTTTCCATAACGGCATCCGTTTTCATCATTATCGCGGTTCTGGTCGCATATGTTTCCTTGTCTTCGTACCGCATGGTTTCGGGAGTCCAGAGCGAGGCCCTGGACCAGACGGCCCGTCTTGTGGCGCAGTCTGCCCAGAACTATATTGAGCAGTCTGTGGACGTGGCGACCATCCTTGCGGGGCAGGAGCACGTGCGGGAGGCCCTCGCGGGTTCGCCCCGGGCCGCGGAGGAAGTGCAGCAGATGTTGCACACCTATGTGAAATCTTTTCCCTCGTACTGGTCTTTTTTTGTTTTTGACGTCAAGGGGCGCATTGTGGCGGGGCTGAATGCCGCCCTGACCGACATGACCGGCGGGGACCGGTTTGACCGCGACTACAGCAAGGCCATTTTCAGCGGTAAGGATCTGGCTTTCAGCGGCAGCGTCATGGGGGCCACCACGGACCCCACTATGCTGGTATATGTGGTGACCAAGGCTGTGTACGCCCCTGACGGCAGCCTGCTCGGCGCTGTGTCCGTATGCCCGCGCTGGAGTGACTTTACCGCCAAGACCATCGATCCCATACGCCTGGGCCAGCGTGGCTACGGCTTTGCGCTGGATACCAGGGGGCGGCTGATCGCCCACGGCACCAACAAAAAGCTGCTGCTGAAAGATCTTTCGGGCGAAGATTTTATCGCCAGGGCCATGAAGGCCCAGAAGGGCGTTATCGAGTACCCGTGGGAAGGCGAAAAGAAATTCATGACGGTAGCGGCCATTCCGGCCACGGGCTGGCTTGTGTGCATGAGCGCCTATGACGCCGAACTGGCGGCTCCCGCCACGGAACAGAGCCTGGTTCTGTGCGGGGTAGGGCTGGCTGCCATCGCGTTGCTGGCCGGGTTGCTGACCTATATCAACCAGCATTTTGTGTTCAGGCCGCTGCGCGCGCTGAGCAGTTTTACCGAAAAAGTGGCTTCCGGCGACCTCAAGGCCGAAATGCAGGGCCGCTTCAGGGCCGAAATGGCTGCTTTTGCCGGTCATCTGCGTGATATGGTCGAAGAACTCAAGCAGCGTCTCGGCTTTTCTCAGGGCGTGCTGGACGGTATTCCCACTCCTTGCGGTATTGTGGGACCGGATTTCAACATGATCTGGGTCAATGACGAAATATGCCGCCTGCTCGAAAAAACCGGTCCGCGCGATTCCTGGACCGGGCAGCGTTCCGGTTTGTTTTTTTACGATGATGCCGGGCGGGAAACACTGTCAGACCGGGCCATTATGGAGCGCAAAAGTCTGTCGCTGGAGTTTGACCACACGACCCCCTCAGGCCGCAAGCTGCGCGTCGCCGTGCACACCACGCCGTTCTACAATCTTGACGGTGCGCTTCTTGGGTCCATTGCCTTCTGGAATGATCTGACCGAGATATACAATCAGAAAAGCCGCATCGAAGCGCAGAACGAGACCATAGCCAGAGCCGCTGCCGAAGCGTCGCATCTGGTGGAGGAAATGGCCGGGGCGTCGCGGCGTCTTTCAGAGCAGATCGACCATTCCAGCCAGGGGGCGCGCGAGCAGAGCACCCGCGTTTACCAGACGGCCACAGCGGTTGAAGAAATGAACGCAACCATTATGGAAGTGGCAAAAAATGCCGCAGCTACCTCGCAAAGCGCCAATACCGCCAAGCAGGAAGCGCAGAGCGGCGCACACCTGGTCACGCAGGTGACCGCTGCCGTACAGTCCATCCACGAAGAGGCTTCGCGCATGACAGGTATCATGAGTGATCTCGGCCGCCAGGCGCAGGGCATTGGAACCGTCATGGGCGTTATTTCCGACATCGCCGACCAGACAAACCTTCTGGCACTCAATGCCGCCATTGAGGCTGCCCGCGCCGGTGAAGCCGGACGCGGCTTTGCCGTGGTTGCCGACGAGGTGCGCAAGCTGGCCGAAAAAACGGCTCAGGCCACTACCGAGGTGCGCCAGGCCATCGGCGGCATCCAGCAGGGTACAACGGCGGCCGTAAGCCAGATGGAAGAAGCGGGCAGGCGCGTGGGCGAAGCCACGGACCTGGCCCATCGCTCGGGCGAAGCCATTGCCCAGGTTGTCCATATGGTGGAAAACGCCGGCGACCAGGTGCACTCCATTGCCACGGCGGCAGAGGAGCAGTCCGCCACCTCCGAGGAAATCAACCGGGCCATCAACTCTATCAGCGACATTGCCGCCGCCACAGATCAGGCCATGAGCCAGTGCACGGCTGCCATTGCGGACCTGGCCCGGCAGGCCCGTGACCTTGAAAAACTCATCGCGGGTTTGCGCTCGGGCGCGTAA
- a CDS encoding lipopolysaccharide biosynthesis protein, translating to MQSSTPTLARRYIFKLLANIATVPVYLVMEAILPRALGPQMYGNYSFATNLFQQFTGFLDMGTSTCFYNALSRRQNETGLAAFYARVTVLVMGIILLAALALQAPILGDLLMPDVPLWLAPLAALWAFLTWWGRVLRSMNDAVGATVASEMVRTVVSLFMVALLGLMFWQDWLNIHTLFAQQYLMLGLMALGYWLVTRRHWRSREVAVRFSLPAGQGKAYSREFFTYSHPLFIQALLSFLLLTAERWLLQWFDGSVQQGFFALSQKVSMACFLFVSAMTPLIMRELSIAWGHNDREAMGRLLTRFAPLLYVVAAYFSCFTLMEGSALVDFFGGAEFAAATLPVQIMALYPLHQAYGQLAGSVFHATGRTRVLRNMAALECVYGFTAAWFLLAPPEYMGLNLGAVGLAIKTVAVQIITVNVYLWLASRFLPLSFWRNLAHQVWSLAVLLGLAWLCREGTLMAGLGDVDTFSRFFISGVLYSVGTVLLCLSLPAVLGLSRQDLRELVARFKKSRQKSA from the coding sequence ATGCAAAGCTCCACTCCCACTCTGGCGCGCCGCTACATCTTCAAGCTTCTGGCCAATATCGCCACCGTGCCCGTTTATCTGGTCATGGAGGCTATACTGCCGCGCGCCCTGGGACCGCAGATGTACGGCAACTACAGCTTTGCCACCAACCTGTTCCAGCAGTTCACCGGCTTTCTGGATATGGGGACCTCCACCTGCTTTTACAACGCCCTGTCGCGCAGACAGAACGAAACCGGGCTGGCGGCCTTTTACGCCCGGGTGACTGTACTTGTGATGGGCATAATTCTGCTGGCGGCCCTAGCCTTGCAGGCCCCCATTCTGGGCGACCTGCTCATGCCTGACGTCCCTTTGTGGCTGGCTCCTCTGGCGGCTCTGTGGGCTTTTCTTACCTGGTGGGGCCGGGTGCTGCGCTCAATGAACGATGCCGTGGGGGCCACCGTGGCGTCAGAAATGGTGCGCACCGTTGTCTCGCTCTTTATGGTGGCCCTGCTGGGCCTCATGTTCTGGCAGGACTGGCTGAACATACACACGCTTTTTGCCCAGCAGTATCTCATGCTCGGCCTTATGGCCCTCGGCTACTGGCTGGTAACGCGCCGCCACTGGCGCAGCCGCGAAGTAGCCGTGCGCTTCAGCCTGCCCGCAGGGCAGGGCAAGGCGTACAGCCGCGAATTTTTTACCTACAGCCACCCGCTTTTTATACAGGCGCTGCTTTCCTTCTTGCTGCTCACGGCCGAACGCTGGCTTTTGCAGTGGTTTGACGGCAGCGTACAGCAGGGCTTTTTTGCGTTGTCGCAAAAAGTCAGCATGGCCTGCTTTCTGTTCGTTTCAGCCATGACGCCCCTGATCATGCGCGAGCTGTCCATCGCCTGGGGACATAATGACCGCGAGGCCATGGGACGCCTGCTTACGCGCTTTGCCCCCCTGCTCTATGTGGTTGCGGCCTATTTTTCCTGCTTTACGCTTATGGAAGGCTCGGCGCTGGTAGATTTTTTCGGCGGTGCGGAGTTTGCCGCCGCCACCCTGCCCGTGCAGATCATGGCCCTGTATCCCCTGCACCAGGCTTACGGCCAGCTGGCGGGATCGGTCTTTCATGCCACCGGGCGCACCCGTGTGCTGCGTAACATGGCGGCCCTTGAATGCGTTTACGGCTTCACCGCCGCATGGTTTCTGCTGGCCCCGCCGGAATATATGGGCCTGAACCTCGGCGCAGTGGGCCTGGCCATAAAAACCGTGGCGGTGCAGATCATTACCGTCAACGTCTACCTGTGGCTGGCATCGCGCTTTCTGCCCCTGAGTTTCTGGCGCAACCTGGCCCACCAGGTATGGAGCCTGGCCGTGCTGCTGGGGCTGGCCTGGCTTTGCCGTGAAGGTACACTCATGGCCGGCCTGGGCGATGTGGACACGTTCTCGCGCTTCTTCATATCCGGTGTGCTGTACAGCGTGGGCACGGTGCTGCTCTGCCTGAGCCTGCCCGCAGTACTTGGGCTATCGCGGCAGGACCTGCGTGAACTTGTGGCCCGCTTTAAAAAATCCCGGCAAAAATCCGCCTGA